From the genome of Grus americana isolate bGruAme1 chromosome 4, bGruAme1.mat, whole genome shotgun sequence:
TATGTGTTTGAGACAAGTGAAGTGCACCACATGCCAACTTTTACCAATCAGTCATAATCTATGagccccatcattggaagtgttcaaggccaggttggatggggctttgggcaacctggtctagtggagggtgtccctgcccctggcaggagggttgaaactggatgatctttgaggttccttccaacccaaaccattctgtggttctgtttGAAGTTACAAACTGGTGAAATGCTCATGCCATGCATCGTGTAGAagaaaggtttttgttttaacactGAACTTcctatattaattttctttgtggaaTTGACTTTGCCCAAGTTGTacttgataaataaataattcatgaTCTATAATCTGCATGTAATGCAAGAAATTCTGCTTGGTTCCCTTCTGGTTTAGGTTACATGAGGTAGAAAATTAAACGTAAATAATGTGTTActctcttctgatttttttttttttaagagtttctCTTTGTGATACCAAAGTTGATGTCTGCTTCTATTATTTAATGGCATTTTCAGCTTTATACATCTAACCTTATTAAGtctcttttcagttctttggttttgtgaaTCTTAAAACCACATGAGATTCCACATCTTCTGCTTTTAAGGTTTATGTTGtgctttttgtgtttggggtgCATATTTCAAATTCCCCTAAAACTGAGTATTGTTTGAGAAGTAGCAAGATAACTGAGTGAcatagacttttaaaaattctgtattttgaagtaattttagCTAGAAGCTTTCTTGGGAATAGTCTTGCAGTTTCAAAGCAAGCTTAGGAATTCCTTTTTCACCTTTGTTTGCCATGGCAACAAACTATATGTGGTTTAAGGGAGACCATCCATCTTGTAAAATATTCTGGTTCTCCTGCCTTTTATAGTTGCTTCCTTCCActgtctttgttttttgtttcctcgGCTCTAAAGAATGTTACATGTTTATTGATTGCAGTTTACAAAATTTATATGAAATCTGTTGTAAATAGTAGGAGAAAAGTACTGCTGGCTAGATGGGAACAGTAGTCTGATACTGGTTAATTTTGTTTGActgtggggtggggtttttttttattataactCTGTGTAAATCCTACTAATGAGTGGAAACTTTCATATCCCCCCCACCACATGCACAGGATCTAACACCATATATTTCTGTAAGAAGTATGACACAGTAGGAGCAGATTTATAGAGCTTAACAGTGCTGAAGACTTGATATCCACACTATATGTATTTGGAGTTTTTCCTTTAGGCTAGCCGTAATCTGGTCCCATGGACTGAATGATGTCTGCTGGTTTAAGTGCACTAGTTTCATGCCTGGAGCACACTTTAAAGGTTAGTTTCATCTGAAAGAATCAAGTTTGCTTACTGTACTGTGTAGTGTGAGTTACAGAGGACTGTCAAGAAAAGCAGGCTCCTGAGCCAAACTAAAATGTTAAGTGACACACCCTATATCTGTTACAATTTAACCTACAGAGCCCTGGATCTTTTGATGTAAATTGAAATTGCTCCTACTTTAAGTGCTTAAAGTCTGCAGTTTGAATGGCTGTGTCAGGCGAAGATGGTGACCACCATGTACAAACcagatttttaatataaaatccAAACTAATGATAGCTTATTAGTGGCTCTAGCTTAAAGGGACAAAATAAGACACTTCAATTGCTTGTTTGTGATACTTAAGATTCTTTAGCTGCTAACAAGGTTTGACTAATTTCCTTAGGAGTAAAAGTTCTGAAGTCGTGATGGTTTTTGTTGGCTTAAAGTAAAGCTGTTCGGTCTAACATGTAAGCTGTGTACAATAAGGCGGCACTAAATTTCTTTAGAGAACTCACTACAGAGTTGTCCCTAGCAACATAAAGTAATTAATTGCAGAATTATAAATTACTAGAGCCAAAAGAGTACAGAACAAAACTATTATCCTAAAAGTGTACTTGGATCTGTTTTTATGCTAACCTTTGGAAACCTTTTCTGATGGTTGCAGGTGGCACTTCATATTTAAGTATGGACCAGTTTGAAGATGTATCAGATGGTGAAGTGGATCACGCTTTCTTTGACAGCGAttttgaggaagagaaaaagaaagctgaagaaaatggtgAATGTATAGAGAAAGGAAGTACAAAGGCAGCTCTTGCAGACCCTGATTTGGTTTCTAATTCAAAGGATGCTAAGCATTGTGAGGAGGAaattgaagaaaagcagaaggatttGCGGAATGATCAGTCCCTAGAAAATAGCACAGATTATCTTGGAGGCGCTTCATCTTCGTCACTTTCTCCAGTTGTGGAGAAGGCAGGTACATCTGGAGCGACATCTGCAGTAAGTAGGGGAACACAGGAGAATGTTCCTGCTGGAATCCCCAAAATAGTTAAAGAAGGTGAAGAAGATTATTATACAGATGAAGAAGATAGTAGTGATGATGGCAAAAAACAGAAGGTTAGACCAAAGTCAGCTAAGCAGTCAAACAACATAAAAAAGGCTAGCAAAAAATACACTAATatcagctcctcctcctcctcttcctcctcctcttcctcctcgtccTCATCCTCAAGCTCAGATACAGATTGTTCTGATACAGATTCCGATAGCTGTTTATCAGATTCATCTCATTCTTCCTCAAAGAGGAATGCTCCTAGGAATGCTCTTCTGtctccaaaacaaaaattcaaGTCAGCAATGAaatcagcagaaggaaaaccaaagctCGGTGACTATTTGGAAGAGTCTGAAGACACAGTGACTGACGTAACACCTCTGTCAACCCCAGACATAAGTCCTATCCAGTCTTTCGAACTTGCAGCATCAAATGataagaaactaaaaataaaaagacaggaaaatgtgAACCAAGAATTATATGGTAATTTTGAAGAATTTAAGTACAACACAAAATTTGTAAAACCTGTGGGACTGAGCAATCCAATCTTatgtctgtgttttttttcattagattCCGAGTTTGACCGCAGATACAGTCGCAAAGTCTTGCATGATGCCATGGACCTGAATCAGCTTTTGAAAGGtgacttttaaattttctctgtaaatagTATGACATTTGTACATCGTTGAGAACAATAGGAGAGAATGAGGTTTTAATATGCCaccatatatttttaaaactggtttATGATTAAGCTGTGTTGATCTAGTTATTTGAATTCTTATGTATGTAAATAGTACTAGTTCTACAGTGGAAAGAAGCAGCATGTATATGAGCATGTGTTGGTATGCATATACCTAGAAGTAAGATACACAAACAGGGTGAATCTCTAGATAAGATTTGATATattaacaaattaaataataaaactgcGGGTGCGTGTTGAGAAATCAAGGTTTACTGTACTATGCCACAATTTACTGTCTAAATTATAACACCAACCTTTCTAATAAAATGTTATTGACCTTCAAAATTGAAAGGCAGTCCAAAATTACATTGCGTGATAAATAGTATTCATATATTTGAACTTCTGGTACCTTTTTGATAACGGAACGGAATTActtgaaattctttttctgaactGTCTGCCTTCTAAAATACCATGAAGTTGagtaaagatattttaaagaaaaaaatcatagataATCCTTACTAAAACTTGAGTGGTTGCTTCTTGCCAATAGGTTTATTAGATCTTAATAATGAAGTCTGAGAGAGCGGGCTTTCACTGCATTCATTGCAAACCTTCATAGTATGGGGTGAGAATGCACTGGATTGTCTCATGTGCATATTTTAAGGTCTACACAGTGCTTTAGCGCTTGTTTTCATGGCCCACAGTTTTCAGTAGTAAAATCCATAGAATAAAAGAAGCTTGGCTCAAGAAATCTGCTGATCTCAGGTGAGGTAAGCTTCTTACAGCCTAACTCCAGGACATTTCAACCTGACTTTGCTGTATTGCAGTCTGTCTAGCATGGCTAAAACTGCATGTGTTGTCTTTCTTCACTTTGCACCTTGCCAGACTGAGCCTATAGTGAGTAAGGATTCAAAATATACTGTATGCATCATTTAACTTTCCTATGAGTAGAAATGAGGATTTTACTTGTATGGAAATTCTTCTGATGGTAAGAAATGCAGAGCTAGCCATCAAGAAAAGTAGAGCTGATTCTCATTTCTGACAGTCCTTGTGCTCCAGCAAGCCTTTCGTACCAGAAAAGGCTCCAACCACTTGTCAAAATGTGATGTTAGAAgagttgttgctaggcaattGAAATTATGATGTGCTACATCTTTATTTGTTCCCTAATAGCAAGAAGCTATTTAATAACTGGTGATTATGGAAGGATTCATCTCATCCCTAAAACAAATGGGTATTATAGCTCCAAATAAGTATTCTCCGAGATGAATCTCTGtttggaggggtggggggagtcttttcccaaaactgaaaaacaatttgaaataacaataataaagatTGAGTAATGAGAAGTAGAATTCATATAGTCTGGCATCTAATGTTCCTGATTAACTTGCATATTACTCCCAAGTGCTTCTCTAAATTGGCAAGCACAACATAGCTTAATTACTTTGGGTATTTTGAAGTTTAAATGGGGCAAGATTATTAATGGTGGAAAGTAACTAGTCTGGGAAAATAGGAGCTGATCTTATTCTGAGTTACTGCTTCCAGGTTTTTCCAtactcattttaattaaaaaggtgCAAATCATTCCTCCCCAACCCCTCCACCCAGTCTGCATGAAGTGTTCATCAGCACTGCATAGGCATGAACATTGCTTCAAGTGAGAACAGTATAAGCCCAGACCTGAGTGCGTGAAAGACTATTTAAATGATCATCAGGATATCTAAGATTTGGGTTTAAAGTATAATATTCTTCCAGTAATCTACACTGAtgaagcattttgtttaaattttttgtcAAATATGCTTGTAATATAGCTGGGCCTAAGCATTTACAGCAGTTATGTGAGTTTATTTTCCCAAGGTCCCCAGAAACTTGCAGAATTTCAGTATGATCTGTTACTGTGTTGTTTCTAGGGGGTGTGCAGTAATTAGTTTTGTACAATTTGGTGCATTGCTAATGTGAACATTTGGGAAGACGAGAATCtcttgtattaaaaaagaatcacaagaacaaagaaagagaagaaatctgTTAAAAGCTCATGGTGTTCAAAGAACAAGTTTTGGACTAGAACAAGAGTCTGGTTATTAAGCAGTGAGGTAGTTTGTGTATCTTAAAATAGAATTCATTTgaagcatttagaaaaaatgttgcagttaaattaaaaaggagCTGAAATAGTTTTTCCTCTGTTATATGCCCTTGATACATATTTGTGCTTATATTGCAAACTATTCATTTttataagcattttaaaaaaatcgtatttagattaaaaaaaagtatcatgCCCTTACATCTCCTAAAACTATACTTGTTCTTGATAGAAACCAAATTTTAAGTTATGCTAtactgaataatttaaaatctcaGAAATAACATAATTTTAGTTGGAAATCTTACCGTCTTCATGCTGTATATTGTGCTTTGAATGCTTTTTAGGTGGGTATTGCTGTGCAACTTTATCACTGATTTTAGAAATGTTCTTTAGTGACCAGAACTCTGAACAAGAGATTAAGGTACGTGATAACACTTGGTTACTACATCTGGAAGTTGTCATTTAATGTATGCTGTTACTGAAGTGAAGGTTACCAGGTACTGCaacttgctctgcagcctctgtTCTCCCTACGGAAAATAACTGAACTCGTTTTTACTTAGAATGGCAGAAATCTACTTGGTAACAGTAGCTGGGGGCAAAGTGAAGATTTTGCTTGAAAACTCAAGAGAAGCAGGTTCTGCATTTTGCCAAAGACAAAAAAGCATATGACTGTAGTCCTTATTGGTATTTACTAGACAGGAGTTGAGCCCTGTTTCAAAGTGAAGGAAGAAGTACCATAAAATGTGCAGTTTTCAGAACCTGCAAGTTGTATGGCTATATTGGCATGGCTTTGCGTGCATGCTGATGATGGAGGGGCATGTGAACAGTAGAGCACTCTTGAGAGCAGGTGCAGCATGAAGGAAGACAGGTAAACATAGGCAGCGAAGAAATTGTGGAGCCCAGGTATCTGTAAGCTACCATGTTAAGGTATGGGGTGCACCTCGCACTGTTTCAGTTGTAAGGAGCCCCTAGTTTGCAGTGGGAACAGTATTGCTAGAAACTGCAGGCCATAGTGAAAGCAGAGGTGGTGCCGGGTGGACAGATAAACTCGGAACCTTTTGGAttgatttcttgtttgtttccAAATCAGTCCTGTGGCAGTGTCTGATGCTCAGTTCAGAGTGGCCTGGAGTTCAGGTGGAGGGAGCACCTCCCTGCAGCACTCTCCCTGAGGGGCAGAGCCTGCCCTGCTTGCTCATACTGAAGCCCTGCGGCTGCAGAGCCTGGAGTACTAAAATCAGCCTGGGTCATGTTACAGTCTGGGGCCACCTGGGCCACGTTGTTCAAGTTACTGGTCTTAGTGATTACTTATTAATTATCACTGCATTAGGCATAAAAATTCTTGGGTTTATCTGTGATACTCTTTTGGTAGCTGTGAACTGCTGAATTGTTTAATTGTTCTTGGCAGtgttttttacttctgttcatGAAAATCACTTGCTGTTTGGGTGGTatgcttatttaaaatacatataaatgcatttttacagtCAATGTTTAGGATGCTTACATCATTTCCTTACAATGCTAAGACTGATGTCATGTAGCTGATTGTTGTCATTATGGTGTATGACTATGAGAACTATTGTAGCACTGTGGAGTTAGACAGCCCCACTACTTAGGAATTCAGATACCTTATCAGTGTGGCCAAGAACATAGGTACTCACAATTTCAGTTACTCAAGGTTAATAGGGTTTATATTTTACAGACCTCTCCtctttacttctcttttttccacCACCTGCATTGAAAAAATACAGGTGTGGTGATGATTTTTCAGGTGGAAATACAATTCTTCAGTTGTTTTACGATGTTACATAGATTTGTGTGTAATTCTTTTGTGAGTCAATGCTGTTTCCACCTTGCTATAAACCTTAAAGATCTTTTAGAAAATTAGAATAATAACTAACTCAGAGCAATATTCAAACCCCATAATAATAAATGTCAGAGTTATCTCCTCTGCTGTACTCTTGAGTAATCTGAACACAAAAAGGGAATTAAATATTCCAGTGCAAAGACATAGATTGTTAAAAATCGGGTTTGGAAGTGCTTTCATAAGACTCCATGTTAGAAACCTGGgaataaaaaataggaaaaatttctGATGCTGTTTTGCTTGATCCTATGCCTCGATCCAATGTCCCATGTAATTTTAAGAAATTGAGATTATGCAGATAAAGAGATGGGTTAAGCATACAAATGAACTAAGCACTCATCCATTTCCATTCCATTATGCTACAAACTTGCTCTCTGTCTTTAGCCAAGTCTCTTGATTTCTGTAGTTCAGAATACAGACTTGTATGCTGAAAATTCTGTGTATCTCTTTATCTGAATTTATGTTTGGTATCAATACAGTAGTAATGAGATTGCATGAGGTATCTAGAGTGCTAAAGAATTTAGcactttgtgttttcttctctgtaaaatGGGGTTGATAGCTACTTATTTTACAGAAGTGTCTGTGAGAATTAGCCTGTAAATCCATGGTATTAGCTATTATTAACTTGAGGAGGTGGTGTGATGGGGTAAGTAGGACAGTGGGCCACAGGCTGAAGACCTGAATTCTATCCTTGAAGCTCTCACTGACCTATATGCTCTCTGATAAATCgttttgcctcttctgtgcCTTAGATTCTTCTATTGTAAAATAGTCAGAGCTCAATTGGTGAAAAGCACTGTGATATAAATATCATTATTATGAAAGTAAAAGCTCTGTGTTTCTCAATAAAAGCTATTGTAGAAGACTAAATAGCAGCTTCAATGGAACATGTAGCAAttgcattaactttttttttttggctgtaaTTTGTCAGTCAGGAAATAGAATAAGTTTTTTATATCTGAAATTTTCTCAGGGATATGTTATCTGTGTGCTCATTCATGCTGAACTAGTGTATTTGTAGAATAACTGTTAAACAATATCTAAATTTGAACTAGACtcttaaatatatacataaactCCCAAACTCTACCATTGAACTAAACATGTATAGCTTTTTCACTAAGTTTTGTTTAGTTTGTATGTTCATAGTTTGAACTaattgtgtgtgtatgtgtatacatatgcaTTGCTTTTGCAGGTCTAGTAAGTCATGTTGAGGTAGAAGAGCAATTATCAGATTACTCTTGTATTTAGAGTTTGAAAACAGATTGAAAATCTTTAACATTGTAAACAGATCCAGACTTTCCCAACAACCAtagaaaaatgtgtaatttggggggaaaaaaattctgcaccTGTAAGACATCTATTGTCTTTTTCATGACATCAAGAAATAACTAGCGGCCCCATTTAAGCAtaatttttaagaggaaaatttATACTTGAAAAGCacatactctttttttcaaaaaccaTCAAATCACAAATTCACCAAAATCTTTTAAAGAGTTCTGTGACATGAAATAACAGATAttcaaggaaatatttgtttagaGATACTACAGGGAAATAGTTTTAGATTGAAACTATTAGACATTTATGAAGAACTTTGATTTAatccttctgtatttttcagttgtgttaACAGATGTGGTAGTGGAGCAGTATAAAAACACCAGGCAAACTAAAAAGCGTAAGCACTGAAGCAATTTAATGCATTCTCCTCTACTGGGATTGCAATAGATGTACTGAAACATGCATGACTTCAGTTTTAGCCTTAATGCCATTAGGACAGCTGTATCATCCTGTCCTAATGCATTTGACTTGCTAattataatttgtattttatataaggTTTGGCCTTTCTCACTCCGCAAGGTCATTTCAATGCTTACAAATTGAAAGCAATAAACAGCTTGTTTATTGCTTAAAAGGAAGTCAGGTGTCTCTCCATGGAAACCAGCTTTCATAGAAATCCTGTGAATACTGgagaattttcttttactgcttcTCATTTACCAGTAAATGAGAAGTAGAACTGCACACTGTGTGAGTCTTTATGCAAATACTGCTGCTCGTTTATCCCCCTCCTCCAAATCATTGATTTATGGTCTGGTTGACAATCAAGTGGTAAATAGGAATTTATTAAATTACTTATTACCCACTGATTGAGTATGAAGTTACAGGTAAATCATATTTAAGTGTTCCAAGACATAAAAACTCTTTTAAACCTTAAATCATAACCTTAAACTGTAGTGTTGCCTCATGTTGTCACTGGCCACTGCAAAAGTCAGATAAACCATTCGCACACTTATGCTTTGTGATTAAAGAGTAGCATGAGCGCATTATTGAATAAATTGTTGAAATAACTTTGAAACTCAAATATTTGAGTTGTATGACACTAACTGTACATGAAATATTGAACAGCATTTAGAATAGATACATTTACCTCTTATATGGTATCTTGATTCTTCATTGATGGTGAATTATCCCTGGTTTTGTAGGCTTGTGCTGACCTCACTGAGACACCTACTGCCTTTGCCATAAAAGCAGTGTTGTTGCCAGTGAATGCTGAAGTGCATTCAATGCATATTGAATGTACATACTTGCTCTGGATTACATAATTTTCTGTCATAGTAAGTGTGCAGAGAATAGGAATAGGATGCTGTATAAGTGGTGTTTTGCAGAGTACAGGTTGGACAGTTTTTCAGCCCAGTAACTTTGGAAGTAGTGGGAACTGTTACTGATGATAGGGTCTTCCACGGTCAGAAGCCTAATTCTGGACTGTGGAAATAGTGTCACTCCTGCTTCAGGAAGACCTGCAGAACTTTATGCTCACTGCTTCGTTAGATTGCTACTGCAGTTTTTTTGAGCATTGTTTAAGGAGCAGTGATTCACGGGTGCCTCCTGCCTTCTACTTGTTTTGTTAGGAACAAGCACTTACCATGTAGTATTGGTGATCGTCTTTCGGTAAGCGACACAGTATGCATTCTGTTGCTTGTCTCTtttctgctaaacttttaaATTCTCCTGTCACACAGTTTCTAAGGAGACCAATGTTGCATTTGCTGTGATTTTGATCACAATGGATGGGCTTCAGTCAGTTACGGTTTGTTTTGAAGTGGTGATTGCAGCTTAAATTCTTCCTTAACATAGATCTTAACTAAGTAAAATACAACTCTGATTTATTAACTTATCAGCttgaagaacagcaaaagaacTACTTTTAACGTATTACCTGATCCAATGCCCTGGTGCGTTGCAGCACTCTTGCTACAAAGAGCTACTTACAAAATTTCAAATGTGGTTCTTCCTTAGGTCATACAGAAGGCTAACTATAAAAAGATCAGTTGAGGAGCTGAAGAAACTAGTGAGGAACTAGAGGCTTTTAGAATCTTTTCACCCCATCCCCTTGAAAAAGACTTGCTGCTGTACATGTTGTATTGGGTCTGAACTTTTGGTGCAAAATTCATGGGTCTTCTGTAATTCAACAACATATCAAGAAATTAGTTACTGTTTCATGGCAGTTTTCTGCTCACGCGTCACTGACTAACTTCACAGCAGAATCTTTATGGTGGTCTTAAGAGTTCTTTCACTTTATTAATAATGTTTCTTTTGAGTTGTGATAAGTTTGATATTATCACGGTTAGCAAGCCCATAACCTGAAGAGTTGTCAGAATGCTGTTGGCAGCAGTAAGGTCAGTTTCTACACTAAGTaagtataaataataaataataatgaggCTAAGAATGGACagcacactgaagaaaatggacTGGATTCTCTTTTCTGCCTGCCACAAGTGGGAAAGGCTATTCTTGTGGTGAGGTGATAAAAGGTGTGGATGAGGCACTGTAGAAAGGTAATACATTGAAAGGGAAAAGACTTATGAGAGgcaagggaaaggaggaagaaagaagagaggaatgaaaaaagaaaaatctgtgtgttGGGGGGATTGAAGAAGCTGGAAGATGAGAGTAAAGTTAGTCAGTAAAAATCTGTCATGATTTACTCACATATATAGGTAGTAGAATCCAGTAGAGCAATGAGTGGAAATGTACATAGATAGATATTCACACTAACTGCCTGAGAACTTCCGGTAAAATACTGGTGGTGTTTAATGGTACAGAAGTTGCATACCACTGCCATCTGGGAGATCTGAGTGACAAAGTGATGCAGTGCTTTTTGAGCCCCACAGGTAGTGGTTGCTGCTGGGCTCCTTGAATCAGTATTTCTAAAAGCATTTACTGGCCAGCAttgaggggaaagggaaaggtgtTTGTTCCATGTCATTGCTCtgtttgttgggttgtttttttttcatcacagcTGACGGGGtttccagaaaaataagcaagtCAAGAGATAAGTAATTACCTTGATGCTTATTTatctcaaagtatttttaatctgtttacTGGTTAGTTCATAGCTACATCGTAAGAGTAAACTGAAGTATAGCCAGCTACCTTACAGAGAATTAAAACAATTATATACAAGTGAAGACATgcagcctgtatttctaattaaaagtgTCCTCATTCAGAATGCCATTGCTTTAAATGGAATTTGACTAGTTCACAcctttcacagaaagaaaagagctgtTCTGAATTTGCACTGACAGTTATTCAGAAGCTTGAACGTCTCTTGTAAGAGACTGCATCACCAATAGCATTGGTGCCACAAAGCTAGGTCAAGACTTCAGTTGAACAACTGTTCTTTGCCACAACCTGATTTGCACTCTTGCATATGATGTAAGGTCTTGTTTAACCTGTGAGATGCTATGGATATAAGGCAAAAGTTGAAATTACCTTTCATAGTTTCGTAATAATACAATTATCAATTATGTAACATGATATATAATAAATATCTTCTGCAGATGGTTGTTCAAATTACTTTCTTCCAGGTGTTTTGTGCTGCAGTGCTGGTTTTGCACATTCCCAAcagatttatttaattattttttacttagaAATACGCTGCAGCTTGATGTTACAGTGTGAACTGTGTGGCCCTAGttattttctgtgcatttatttttgtcccTTGTAGGTGTATCCAGATGAGTCTCATCCCAGGTTTGTCTCCTCAAATGGTGTTGATGGCTGTACTAGTTTTCCCTTGAGAATAACTTAGTAAATTGTAAAGATGCTTTTCAAGACATTTATACTTCGTTAACCTGTTGGTTGGCACGCTTGATCTGCACTATTTTGCATTGTGTCTTGTTTTTGAGGTGATCTGCATCTTCCcttaacaaattaaaacaatactTGCTAATGTGGAAAACCTCACAGTTAGAGCTGCCATGGGGCAGTTCTTGCTTATATTGGCTAGCATACTGATGGTATTAATTTCCAGAAGGATTTTGAAATTCATGAACTGATTGGAATTTGAGTTCTGGATACTGTTCCTAAATTTCTCAGAGACAGTAGCACTATTTTCTTGCATCAGTTCTGGAATAAACTCAGTTGAGATACTGCaagaaagatttaatttaattttattttgaagtaacAACACGCTCATCATTCTTTGAGGTTTTTAAGCTATTAAAGGCTGCCTTAGACATCCCTCACCAAAAAAATTGCTGATGTGGCAGTGTTTTCTAAGGAAATATTACTG
Proteins encoded in this window:
- the CFAP97 gene encoding cilia- and flagella-associated protein 97 isoform X1, yielding MPGAHFKGGTSYLSMDQFEDVSDGEVDHAFFDSDFEEEKKKAEENGECIEKGSTKAALADPDLVSNSKDAKHCEEEIEEKQKDLRNDQSLENSTDYLGGASSSSLSPVVEKAGTSGATSAVSRGTQENVPAGIPKIVKEGEEDYYTDEEDSSDDGKKQKVRPKSAKQSNNIKKASKKYTNISSSSSSSSSSSSSSSSSSSDTDCSDTDSDSCLSDSSHSSSKRNAPRNALLSPKQKFKSAMKSAEGKPKLGDYLEESEDTVTDVTPLSTPDISPIQSFELAASNDKKLKIKRQENVNQELYDSEFDRRYSRKVLHDAMDLNQLLKAFLQLEKKEQKLTFDQPSKGTRKNYSFTNEEVRQIDRENQRLLKELSRQSAKPRRSTTLKKSAVPPPKLYHSALNRQKEQQRIERENLAFLKRLEAVKPTAGMRRSEQLMDYQRQMSYLNSSPSVRRGKSAFSQLSPSRGTSRASAVPSTVSQRNEKPVSDSASGALQRPKPTNVRAAWL
- the CFAP97 gene encoding cilia- and flagella-associated protein 97 isoform X2, which translates into the protein MDQFEDVSDGEVDHAFFDSDFEEEKKKAEENGECIEKGSTKAALADPDLVSNSKDAKHCEEEIEEKQKDLRNDQSLENSTDYLGGASSSSLSPVVEKAGTSGATSAVSRGTQENVPAGIPKIVKEGEEDYYTDEEDSSDDGKKQKVRPKSAKQSNNIKKASKKYTNISSSSSSSSSSSSSSSSSSSDTDCSDTDSDSCLSDSSHSSSKRNAPRNALLSPKQKFKSAMKSAEGKPKLGDYLEESEDTVTDVTPLSTPDISPIQSFELAASNDKKLKIKRQENVNQELYDSEFDRRYSRKVLHDAMDLNQLLKAFLQLEKKEQKLTFDQPSKGTRKNYSFTNEEVRQIDRENQRLLKELSRQSAKPRRSTTLKKSAVPPPKLYHSALNRQKEQQRIERENLAFLKRLEAVKPTAGMRRSEQLMDYQRQMSYLNSSPSVRRGKSAFSQLSPSRGTSRASAVPSTVSQRNEKPVSDSASGALQRPKPTNVRAAWL